From the Candidatus Deferrimicrobiaceae bacterium genome, the window GCTCGCTGCGCTTTTCCGCTATTGCGGGTATCTCCTCGCGCCCGACACGGGCCCCTTGCACATCGCGGCGGCGGTGGGCGCCAGGACCGTTTCCGTCTTCCGCGTGACCGACGGGAACCGGAACGCGCCGTACGGGCCGAAACAC encodes:
- a CDS encoding glycosyltransferase family 9 protein, giving the protein LAALFRYCGYLLAPDTGPLHIAAAVGARTVSVFRVTDGNRNAPYGPKHRFVQAPMPCTACLRKRCDRDAECRESISPEDVAKEMASLIGEGQSA